The stretch of DNA CCGCACGGCAAGGTAGTGCTGGTCTCGGCCATGTCCCCCACGCCCGCAGGTGAAGGAAAGTCCACCACCACGGTAGGGCTCGGCGATTCCTTGGCGCGCGCCGGGCACCGGGTGATGATCGCCCTGCGGGAGCCGTCGCTGGGCCCTGTCCTGGGGATGAAGGGTGGAGCTACGGGCGGCGGTTACTCGCAGGTGCTGCCCATGGATGAAATCAACCTGCACTTCACCGGCGACTTCCATGCCGTGACGTCAGCCAACAATGCGCTCATGGCCCTGGTGGACAACCACATCTACCAGGGCAACGAGCTGAACATCGATCCCCGCCGGATGACCTTCAAACGGGTCCTGGACATGAACGACCGGGCCTTGCGTGAGGTGGTGATCGGCTTGGGCGGCCCGACGCAGGGCGTCCCCCGCGAGGACGGGTTCGACATCACGGTGGCATCCGAGATCATGGCCGTCTTCTGCCTCGCGACGGACCTGGCCGACCTCCGCGGGCGACTGGGACGGATCACCTTCGGCTACACGTTTGACCGAGCGCCTGTCACGGTGGCTGACCTCGGAGTGCAGGGGGCGCTGACCCTGCTCCTGAAGGAGGCCATCAAGCCCAACCTGGTGCAGACCATCGCCGGGACACCGGCGTTGGTCCATGGTGGTCCTTTCGCAAATATCGCCCACGGCTGCAACTCGCTGATTGCCACGCAGACGGCCAGGCGGTTGGCGGACATCGTTGTGACGGAAGCCGGTTTCGGTGCTGACCTGGGCGCTGAGAAGTTTATGGACATCAAGGCGCGGTTTGGCGGGCTGGCCCCTTCCGCGGTGGTGGTGGTGGCGACGGTGCGGGCCCTGAAAATGCAAGGTGGAGTGGCGAAGGACCAGCTCACCGCGCCCGACCTGGTGGCCCTTGAGGCCGGGGTGGCAAACCTCCGCCGGCACGTGCGGAACGTGGAGAAGTTCGGCGTGACACCGGTGGTGGCCATCAACAGGTTCTCCTCCGACTTGCAGGAGGAACTGGACTGGCTGCTGGCGTGGTGTGCGGGCGAGGGCGTCCACGCCGCCGTCGCCGATGTGTGGGGTCGCGGCGGCGGGGGCGACGGCGGCGACGAACTCGCGGCCCTCGTGGCCCGGGTCGTGGCGGGCCCGAACAGCTTCCGGCACCTGTACCCGCTGGAGTTGCCGGTGGAGGAGAAGATCCGGACCATCGCGCAGGAAATCTACGGCGCCGACGGGGTTGAGTTTTCCGTGCCGGCCCTGAAGCGGCTCGCCGATATCGAGCGGAACGGCTGGTCCCACCTGCCGATCTGCATGGCCAAGACCCAGTACTCATTCACGGACGATGCCTCACGCCTCGGCGCGCCCAAAGGCTTCACCATCCATGTGCGGGACCTCCTGCCCAAGACCGGCGCCGGATTCATCGTGGCGCTGACCGGGGCGGTCATGACCATGCCCGGCCTGCCCGCCGCTCCCGCGGCTATGCGCATGGACGTGGACGACGCCGGCAACCCCGTCGGCCTCACCTAACCCAACGCCCCATCACCTCCCGCACCCTTCCCACCAACCCCCCACCACCTCCCGCACCCTTCCCACCACCAAACGCCCCATCTCCTCCCGCACCCTTCCCACCAACGCCCCACCACCTCCCGCAGCCGCTTCGCCCTGCCTGTGGATAACTTCTGCAGCCGAAGCGCTTTTTGAGCCAAAATGCCAACATGCCCAATCCCAGTGACTTGCCCCAGCCCTTGGCCAATGCCCCATTCACTTTCACCTCGGCGCTGGCTTTGGGCGTACCGGCCAGCAGACTTCGCGGAAATGACGTAATCCATGTCAGCAGGGAGGTGTACCGTCCGGCGGACTGGAGCTTTGAACTGGAAACCGCGGCACGGGCGCTATCCGAAGTATCACCGGGAGCGTGGATTTCACACGTCACCGCAGCGCGTCTGCATTGTCAAATGCTGCCGGCCTGGCTGTCGGAGTCGACCGAACTGCACCTGAGCAAGCCCAAGCAGTTGCCCCAAGTGCGCAGGAAGGGCGTGACCGCACATAACGTCATCGCCAGGGAGGGCGAGATTGAATCCGTTGACGGTATCCGGATTAGTACGCGCTCGCGAACTTGGCTCGACTTGGCCCGCCGGCTGTCACTGAGTGACTTGGTCTGCTTGGGAGATCAGATCATCCGCATCCCTCGAGCGCAGTTTGAAGGCAGATCTGAGCCCTTCGACACCTTGGACGGGCTCCGCGCCCTAGTTGGGCGACACCCCAACCTTCAAGGCGTCGTTCGCGCCCGGGAGGCACTCGAACTAATGAGGGTTGGGTCCGATTCGGCACCTGAATCCATGCTTCGGCTAGCCATGGCCGATGGGAACTTACCGGAGCCGGACCTACAAATCGCGCTTCGGCCGGATGACGGCGCGTCCCCAACTGCCGACCTTGGCTACCGTCACCGGCGTCTGGCAATCCAGTACGACGGCGGGCATCACCTTCTTGATGCACAGCAGTTTAGCGACCGACGGCGGGACAAGGCCTTCGAATCAGCTGGCTGGACCGTTCTGATAGTCACCAAAGACGACGCCACTGAGGGCTTCGAAGGGGCTATCAAATTTATAAAGCGGTACCTCCGCACAGCATGGATTGATCATCCGCACGCAGCAGGTTTTGCTTGACGGCGGCATCCCCCATTCTGTGATGACGCGTCCTTGGAAAGGATGCAGGAGGTGATGGCGCGTCCTTTGAAAGGATGCAGGAGGTGATGGCGCGTCCCGGAAAACGACGCAGAAGGTGATGGCGCGTCCCGGAAAACGACGCAGGAGGTGATGGGGCGTGTTAAGCCGCGATGCTCCCCCACCCGAAGGTGAGGGAGCATACGCAACAAGGGGGACCGGGGTTAGCGCTCGAGGTCGCCGCGGATGAAGGCTTCCACCTTTTCGCGGGCGAGGTCGTCGTTGAACTGCTCCGGCGGGGACTTCATGAAGTAGCTCGATGCGGAGAGCAGCGGGCCGCCGATGCCGCGGTCCAGGCCGATCTTCGCGGCGCGGATGGCGTCGATGATCACGCCGGCGGAGTTGGGTGAGTCCCAGACTTCCAGCTTGTACTCGAGCGAGACAGGGGCGTCACCGAAGTTGCGGCCCTCGAGGCGGACGAAGGCCCACTTGCGGTCATCCAGCCACTGGACGTAGTCGGACGGGCCGATGTGCACGTCTTTGGCAGCCAGTTCGGCTTCGACGTTGGACGTCACGGCCTGGGTCTTGGAGATCTTCTTGGACTCCAGCCGGTCACGCTCGAGCATGTTCTTGAAGTCCATGTTGCCGCCGACGTTCAGCTGGTACGTGCGGTCCAGGGTCACGCCGCGGTCTTCGAACAGCTTGGCCATAACGCGGTGCGTGATGGTGGCACCGATCTGGCTCTTGATGTCGTCGCCCACGATCGGCAGGCCTGCGGCGGTGAACTTGTCCGCCCATGCCTTGGTGCCGGCGATGAATACGGGCAGGGCGTTAACGAAGGCCACGCCGGCGTCGATGGCGCACTGGGCGTAGAACTCGGCAGCTTCCTGGGAGCCAACGGGCAGGTAGCAGACCATGACATCAACGGCAGCGTCCCTGAGCGCCTGCACCACATCAACGGGCTCTTCGGTGGACTGCTCGATGGTCTCGAGGTAGTACTTGCCCAGGCCGTCGAGGGTGTGGCCTCGCTGGACGGTGACGCCGGTGGGCGGCACGTCAGCGATCTTGATGGTGTTGTTTTCGCTCGCCAGGATGGCGTCGGCAAGATCAACGCCCACCTTCTTGCCGTCCACATCAAACGCGGCGACGAATTCAACGTCACCCACGTGATACTGGCCGAACTCAACGTGCATCAGGCCCGGAATCGTGGCCTTGGGGTCTGCGTCCTTGTAGTAGTGGACGCCCTGGACCAGCGAAGCGGCGCAGTTTCCTACGCCGACGATTGCAACACGAATCGGATGTGAAGACACGGAACTCCTTTAGGACAAACGTCAGCCGGCCGGTTTCGGCTTCGAGCGAAGTACGACGTCGGCCGGCAGGCCCGGCGCCGCGCGGCGCCTTTTCATAGTACCCAACAGAGCGGGGCGGGGTCTTGTTCCCCCGTCCCGCCTTTTGGAATGGGACGGTGGATATCAGACCGGCTGTTTCCAGAGGTTGATGTCCGATTCGACGGCAAACTCGTCGATGGCAGTCAACTCGTCGGCAGTGAATTCGAGGTTGTTGATGGCGGACAGGGTGTCCTCCAACTGGGCAACGCTGGACGCACCAACCAGCGCCGAGGTCACCGGCGAGCCCTTTGGCTGGTTCCGCAGGATCCAGGCGACGGCCATCTGCGCCAGCGTCTGGCCGCGCCCCTTGGCGATGTCGTGCAGGCCGCGGATCCGCTCCAGCTTCTCGTCCGTGATGGCGTCCCCGGACAGGAACCGGGCCTTGGCGGCGCGCGAGTCAGCAGGAATCCCGTCCAGGTACCGGTTGGTGAGCATCCCCTGGGCCAGTGGCGAGAAGGCGATGCACCCGGCCCCCACCTGGTCCAGTGCCTCGTACAGGTTGGGGCTGCCGTCCTCGGTCCACCGGTTGAGCATGGAGTAGCTGGGCTGGTGGATCAGCAGTGGGGTGCCCAGTTCCTTCAGTATCCGGGCCGCCTCCAGGGTCTGCTCCGGGGTGTAGGAGGAGATGCCCGCGTAGAGCGCCTTGCCTGACCGCACTGCGTAGTCGAGGGCACCCATGGTCTCTTCCAGCGGGGTTTCGGGGTCAGGCCTGTGGCTGTAGAAGATGTCCACGTAGTCCAGGCCCATCCGCTGCAGCGACTGGTCCAGGCTGGAGATCAGGTACTTGCGGGAGCCCCATTCACCGTAGGGGCCCGGCCACATGTAGTAGCCGGCCTTGGTGGAGATGACCAGCTCATCGCGGTACGGCTTGAAGTCGTCCTTCAAGTGCCGGCCGAAGTTGGTCTCGGCGGAACCGTCCGGCGGGCCGTAGTTGTTGGCGAGGTCGAAGTGGTTGACGCCCAGGTCGCAGGCGCGCCGCAGGATGGCCCGCTGTTCGTCGAAGCGCTTGTCGTCGCCGAAGTTGTGCCAGAGCCCTAGCGAGATGGCCGGAAGCTTCAAGCCGCTGCGTCCGACGCGGCGGTAGGGCATGGAGTCGTAGCGGTTTTCCGCCGGGGAATAAGTCATACGTTCCATCCTGCCAGTTGTGACCGGGGCTACAGTTGATGGCCGGAAAAGTTACGCCGCGGGCTGACACACGGGCCAGGGCACCCCGCGGCGTAACCTTTGCAGCCAGGAATTCAGGGCTTCAGTGACTTCAGGATCGCCGCACTCCCCGGCGCCAAGGCGAGGGCATCGCCATCAAGACTGGTTGCCTCATCGGTCGCCAGCAGGACCGCCCCGGAAACTTCGTCCAGCCGCAGCTTGGCGTCGGAGAAGTTCAACAGCACCTCGACGCTCCCCCGGCGGAACCGCAGCCAGCCCGCGTCGTCGTCGAACGCCACATCCGTCTCGCCGAAGCCCAGCCCGGCGAGCTCGGAATGCTCCCGGCGCAGTGCCGTGAGGGAGCGGTAGAGCTCCAGGAGCCGGGCGTGGTCGCCGCCCGCGGCTTCGTTCCAGTCCAGCTTGGACCGGCGGAACGTCTCGGGGTCCTGCGGATCGGGCACGACGGCGGGATCCCACCCCATGCGCTCGAATTCCTTGATGCGGCCTTCCGCGGTGGCCTTGCCCAGCTCCGGTTCAGGATGCGAGGTGAAGAACTGCCAGGGCGTGCTTGCGGCAAACTCCTCGCCCATAAACAGCATCGGCGTGAAGGGTGACGTCAGAGTGAGCACGGCAGCAACCGCCAACTGCCCGTAGGACAGCGACTGCGAGAGCCGGTCGCCGGTAGCCCTGTTGCCGATCTGGTCGTGGTTCTGGTTGCACACCACCAGCGCTGCAGGGTGAACCAGGGCGGGATTGATGGGCCGGCCGTGGTGCCGCCCGCGGAAGCTGGAGTAGCTGCCATCGTGCAGGAAGCCGTCTTTGAGGACCTTTGCCAGGACCGCGAGGGATTGGAAGTCCCCGTAGTACCCGGTGGTCTCACCGCTGACGTTCACATGCACCGCATGATGGAAGTCGTCACTCCACTGGCCGGACAGCCCGTAGCCGTTGGCGTCGCGCGGGTAGATCAGGCGCGGGTTGTTCAGGTCCGACTCCGCGATCAGGGTTTTAGGCAGCCCGGTTTCCGCCGAAATGGCCTCACCCAGGGCACCGAAGTCCTCCAGGATATGCACGGCACGCTCGTCGCGCAGGGCGTGCACGGCATCGAGCCGGAGCCCGTCCACGTGGTAGTCCCGGAGCCACAGCGCGAGGTTGTCCAGGATGTACTCGCGCACCACATCCGAGCCGGGGCCGTCCAGGTTCACGGAGTCGCCCCACGTGTTCGCGTCCCCCTGCTTCAAGTACGGGCCGAACCTGGGCAGGTAGTTGCCGCTGGGGCCGAGGTGGTTGTACACCACGTCCTGGATGACGCCGAGCCCGGCGGCGTGGGCTGCGTCCACAAACCGCTGGTAGGCAGCCGGCCCGCCATACCCCTCGTGAACGGCGTACCACTGGACACCGTCGTAGCCCCAGTTGTGCGTGCCGTTGAAGCCGTTGACCGGCAGCAACTCCACGAAGTCGACGCCCAGGTCCGCCAGGTAGCCCAGCTTTCCGGCGGCAGCCTCGAGAGTCCCTTCCGGGGTGAACGTGCCCACGTGCAGTTCGTAGATGACCGAGCCCTGCAGGTCCTTACCCTTCCAGCCCGCGTCCTGCCAGCGGTGGGCGGCCGGGTCAAAGGTCCTCGACAGCTCGTGGACACCGGCGGGCAGCCGCCGCGACCGCGGATCCGGCAGCGGGTGGCCGTCCCCGTCCAGCAGGTAGCCGTAGTCCACCTCGCCGTCGCCCGGAGCATCCGGCGCGGTCCACCACCCCTCCGTCCCGGGCGCCGTTTCCTTCTTCAGCATGGGATACTGCCGGCCGTTCGCCTGCAGGATCACCGATTGCGCGTCCGGGGCCCAGACGTCGAAACGCCCGGGCCCGCTGTTGACGAGGGTCATGCCTGTTCTCCATCCACCGGTACCAGCAAAGCCACCGGGTAGGTACCCAGGACCTCCGCCGCCGAAACCGTCCCCGGACCGTAGGCGGTGCCCGTGAGCTGGTCACGCATGGCCGTGGAAAGTTCGACGGCGGTGTCCCGCCACCCGCCGTCGGCCGCCAGTCCGGCGGGCAGCCGGGTGGCCAGCGTCAGGGCCCCGGGAACACCTTCCGTGCCGCGGTGGAACGCGATCAGGTGCCCTGCAGCAGCACCGGACGCGGTCACCGGGGTGTAGCCCTGGAAGAGTTCCGGCCGGTCGCGGCGAAGCCGGAGTGCGCGCGAGGTGACCAGAAGCTTGCTGGCTTCCGTTCCCGCCGCAGGCAACGTCCCGCCGTCGAGCTTTGCCAGCTCCTCCTGGCGCGCCGCGAAATCCACCGGCCGCCGGTTGTCCGGGTCGGTCAGTGACCGTTCCCAGAACTCGCTGCCCTGGTACACGTCCGGGACGCCGGGCATGGTCAGCTGGACCAACTTGGCGGACACGGAGTTGGAAGCCGCATAGGAGTCGATCCGCGCAACGAAGTCCTCCACCACCGTGGTGACCCGGCCGTCGTCGAACACCGCGTCAACAGCGGCCTTGATCTGGGACTCGAACTCCTCGTTGGGGTCCGTCCACTTGGTGGAGTTGCCGGCTTCCCGGGCCGCCTTTTCGGCATAGCCCTGCAGCCGTTCCCTGCTCGCCGGCCAGGCTCCGACGATGGCCTGCCACAGCAGGTTTTCGTACGGGCCGTCCGGAATCGGGGCCAGCTCGCGGAGCGTGTTCAGGGTAGCCGCCCACTCCTGGGGCAGTTCGGCGATGACCGAGATCCGGGCCCTGGCGTCCTCGCTGCGCTTGGTGTCGTGCGTGGACAACGTGGTCATCGACAGGGGAAGCCGCTCCTGCCGGCGCAGCATCCGCTGGTGGAACTCGTCAGGAGAAACCGCAAATTCGGTAGGTTCAGCCCCCACCTCCGTCAGCGTGCCTAGCCGGGTGTAGCGGTAAAAAGCGGTGTCCTCCACGCCTTTCGCCATCACCATGCCGGAGGTTTGCTGGAACCGGACCGCAATCGGATTGGCCGGGTCCAGGAGCAGCGGCAGCAGTGTCCCCACCGCAACCTGCAGCTCAGGCCGGTAGGCAGCGGCGGACTCGCAAGCTTCCTTGAGGACGTCGGCGCCGGTGGGCAGGTACGACCGGTATACCGGGAAAGCGGCGATGATTTCCGCCAGGGCATCGGCAGCCTGTTCTACCGACAGCCCGTGGGAGTCCGGAACCAGGCGGGCCAGGCGAAGCACCTCGGACCGGAGGATGCCGTCCGCAATCATCCGCTTGGTGCCCCGGATCATTTCGGCGTAGTCCGCCGGCGCCGCAGAGTCACGGAGCTTGGCATCAAGATCATTCAACGGCTGCTCGCCGGCCGGATCAACAAACACCCGGTCCACGTCAGCCAGTGCGTCGTACCCGGTGGTCCCTTCGGTGGCAAAATCCCCGGGCAGGGTTTCGCCCGGCTCCAGGATCTTTTCCACCAGGATGTAGGCCCCGCCGCTGATGTCTTTCAGCCAGCGCAGGTACCCGGCGGGATCGGCCAGGCCGTCCGGGTGGTCCACGCGCAGCCCGTCCACCAGCCCCTCGCGGGACCAGCGGCCCACCTCGGCATGGGCTTCCTCGAACACGCGAGGATTCTCCACCCGGATGCCGGCCAGCGTGGTCACGGCGAAGAAGCGCCGGTAGTTCAGCTCGGCGTCCGCCCGGCGCCAGCCGATCAGCTCGTAGTGCTGGCGGCTGTGGACCTCCTGCGGCGAATCACCGTCCGAATACGTACCTTCGGCGATCGGAAAGCGGTGGTCGTAGTAGCGGAGTTCACCATCCTTGATCTCCAGCTTGTCCAGGTCCCCGTCCGAACCCAGCATGGGCAGCCGGATCTTCCCGCCGGCCAGGTCCCACTCGACGTCGAAAGCGTCAGCGTAGGGTGAGCCCTGCCCTTCCTTCAGCAGGGACCACCACCAGGGGTTCTGTGCCGGAGTGGCAACACCCACGTGGTTGGGCACGATGTCCACCAGGACACCCATGCCGTGCTCGCGCGCAGCCCTGGAAAGGGCCAGCAGCCCTTCCGGACCGCCCCGTTCCGGGTCCACGGCGGAGGGGTCGGTCACGTCGTAACCGTGGTCCGAGCCCTGCTCTGCGGTGAGGATGGGCGAGAGGTAGACCCAATCGGCTCCAAGCGATTTCAGGTACGGAACCTGTTCGGCGGCATCAAACAGGGTGAAGCTGCGCCGGATCTGGAGCCGGTAGGTGGAGGCGGGCACCTTCATTTCTTCAGATCCTTCCGCGAGCCCACCTTCGTCGTCTTGCCGGGTTCAGCGACCGGGGGCGTGCTGATGGACTCGGCCTCGCTGCTCGCGGTCTGGGTCAGCGCCGCAAGGGATGCCGCCACGGAGTGGTCCGGCTCAACTTCCGGAACGCTGTGGGCGCGCAGGACCACCAGGGACTTGGCCTCCACCGGCAGCAGCTGCCCCGCGTTGACGGGCTCGGTGTCCGCGTTATGCCCCGCGGTGTCGATCATGACGTCCCAGGCTGGCGCGTACTCGTCTGACGGCAGGGTGAACTTGACCGTATCGTCGTGCGCGTTGAAGTACAGCAGGAAGTTCACGTCGGTGATCCGCCGGCCCCGGCTGTCCTTGCCCTGGATGCCGTCGCCGTTCAGGAACACACCCACCGACCGGCCAAACCCGGCTTCCCAGGCCTCCGGTTTCATGTTTTCGCCCTCAGGGTCCAGCCATACGATGTCCGGCAGCCGCTCGCCCTCGCCCCGCAGGACGGGCCGGCCGTCGAAGAACCGGCTGCGGCGGAACGTCGGGTGCTTGGCGCGCAGCGCGTTCACCGCGGAGGTGAACTCCACCAGCGGCTGGTCGATGGATTCCCAGTTGATCCAGGTCAGCTCGGAGTCCTGGCAGTACCCGTTGTTGTTGCCCTGCTGGGTGCGGCCCATCTCGTCGCCGTGCAGGAGCATGGGCACGCCCTGGGACAGCAGCAGCGAGGCGATGAAGTTCCGCTGCTGGCGGGCCCGCAGCCCCAGGACTTCGGGATCGTCCGTAGGGCCCTCCACGCCGCAGTTCCAGGAGCGGTTGTGGGATTCGCCGTCGTTGTTGTCCTCGCCGTTGGCGTCGTTGTGCTTCTCGTTATAGGACACCAGGTCCGAAAGGGTGAAGCCGTCGTGCGCGGTGACGAAGTTGATGGAGGCCACGGGGCGGCGGCCGGAGTGCTCGTAGAGGTCCGCAGAGCCGGTGATGCGGGACGCGAACTCGCCCAGGGTGGCGGGCTCGCCGCGCCAGAAGTCGCGGACGGTGTCGCGGTACTTGCCGTTCCATTCGGTCCACTGCGGCGGGAAGTTGCCCACCTGGTAGCCGCCGGGCCCAACGTCCCAGGGCTCGGCGATGAGCTTGACCTGGGAGACTACGGGGTCCTGCTGGATGAGTTCGAAGAAGGTGGAGAGCTTGTCCACGTCGTAGAACTCACGGGCCAGCGTGGAGGCGAGGTCAAAGCGGAAGCCGTCCACGTGCATCTCTGAAACCCAGTAGCGCAGCGAGTCCATCAGCAGCTGCAGGGAGTGCGGCTGGCGGACGTTCAGCGAGTTGCCGGTGCCGGTGTAGTCCATGTAGTGCTTCTCGTCGCCCTCCATCAACCGGTAGTAGGCGGCGTTGTCGATGCCCTTGAAGGACAGGGTGGGGCCCAGGTGGTTGCCTTCGGCGGTGTGGTTGTACACCACATCCAGGATGACCTCGATGCCGGCCTTGTGCAGTGAACGGACCATGGCTTTGAAGTCCTGGACCTGCTGTCCGGTGTCGCCGGTGGAGCTGTAGGTGTTCTGCGGGGCGAAGAAGCCAATGGTGTTGTAGCCCCAGTAGTTGTTCAGGCCCTTGTCCTGCAGGGTGCCGTCATTGACGAACTGGTGCACGGGCATGAGCTCGATGGCGGTGACGCCGAGTTTCTGCAGGTGCGAGATGACGGCCGGGTGCGCCACGCCGGCATACGTGCCGCGCTGTTCCTCGGGGATCTCCGGGTGCAGCTGGGTGAGGCCCTTGACGTGGGCTTCGTAGATCACCGACTGGTGGTAGGGAATCCGCAGGTTCTGGTCACCGTCCCAGTCGAAGAACGGGTTGATCACCACGCCCATCATCATGTGGCTGGCCGAGTCGTCGTTGTTGATGGACTCCGGCTCGCCCAGGTTGTACGTGAACAGCGACGGGTCCCAGTCCACCTGGCCGTGGATGGCCTTGGCGTAAGGGTCCAGCAGAAGTTTGTTGGGGTTGAAGCGGTTGCCGGAAGCAGGATCGTAGGGGCCGTGGACCCGGTAGCCGTACTTCTGGCCGGGCTGGATCTGCGGGATGTAGCAGTGCCAGACGTACCCGTCCACTTCGTCCAGCGTGATGCGGGTTTCCTTGCCGTCGTCGTCGAAGAGGCACAGTTCCACTTTTTCTGCTCGTTCGCTGAACAGGGCAAAGTTGGTGCCGGTCCCGTTGTACGTGGCGCCAAGGGGATAAGCCGATCCAGGCCAGACTTCCATAATGCTC from Pseudarthrobacter siccitolerans encodes:
- a CDS encoding formate--tetrahydrofolate ligase — translated: MSGLPTDLEIARAARIRPIDEIAAAAGINPEALERYGRYKAKIDPARLAAPAPHGKVVLVSAMSPTPAGEGKSTTTVGLGDSLARAGHRVMIALREPSLGPVLGMKGGATGGGYSQVLPMDEINLHFTGDFHAVTSANNALMALVDNHIYQGNELNIDPRRMTFKRVLDMNDRALREVVIGLGGPTQGVPREDGFDITVASEIMAVFCLATDLADLRGRLGRITFGYTFDRAPVTVADLGVQGALTLLLKEAIKPNLVQTIAGTPALVHGGPFANIAHGCNSLIATQTARRLADIVVTEAGFGADLGAEKFMDIKARFGGLAPSAVVVVATVRALKMQGGVAKDQLTAPDLVALEAGVANLRRHVRNVEKFGVTPVVAINRFSSDLQEELDWLLAWCAGEGVHAAVADVWGRGGGGDGGDELAALVARVVAGPNSFRHLYPLELPVEEKIRTIAQEIYGADGVEFSVPALKRLADIERNGWSHLPICMAKTQYSFTDDASRLGAPKGFTIHVRDLLPKTGAGFIVALTGAVMTMPGLPAAPAAMRMDVDDAGNPVGLT
- a CDS encoding inositol-3-phosphate synthase, whose protein sequence is MSSHPIRVAIVGVGNCAASLVQGVHYYKDADPKATIPGLMHVEFGQYHVGDVEFVAAFDVDGKKVGVDLADAILASENNTIKIADVPPTGVTVQRGHTLDGLGKYYLETIEQSTEEPVDVVQALRDAAVDVMVCYLPVGSQEAAEFYAQCAIDAGVAFVNALPVFIAGTKAWADKFTAAGLPIVGDDIKSQIGATITHRVMAKLFEDRGVTLDRTYQLNVGGNMDFKNMLERDRLESKKISKTQAVTSNVEAELAAKDVHIGPSDYVQWLDDRKWAFVRLEGRNFGDAPVSLEYKLEVWDSPNSAGVIIDAIRAAKIGLDRGIGGPLLSASSYFMKSPPEQFNDDLAREKVEAFIRGDLER
- the mgrA gene encoding L-glyceraldehyde 3-phosphate reductase, which codes for MTYSPAENRYDSMPYRRVGRSGLKLPAISLGLWHNFGDDKRFDEQRAILRRACDLGVNHFDLANNYGPPDGSAETNFGRHLKDDFKPYRDELVISTKAGYYMWPGPYGEWGSRKYLISSLDQSLQRMGLDYVDIFYSHRPDPETPLEETMGALDYAVRSGKALYAGISSYTPEQTLEAARILKELGTPLLIHQPSYSMLNRWTEDGSPNLYEALDQVGAGCIAFSPLAQGMLTNRYLDGIPADSRAAKARFLSGDAITDEKLERIRGLHDIAKGRGQTLAQMAVAWILRNQPKGSPVTSALVGASSVAQLEDTLSAINNLEFTADELTAIDEFAVESDINLWKQPV
- the treZ gene encoding malto-oligosyltrehalose trehalohydrolase — translated: MTLVNSGPGRFDVWAPDAQSVILQANGRQYPMLKKETAPGTEGWWTAPDAPGDGEVDYGYLLDGDGHPLPDPRSRRLPAGVHELSRTFDPAAHRWQDAGWKGKDLQGSVIYELHVGTFTPEGTLEAAAGKLGYLADLGVDFVELLPVNGFNGTHNWGYDGVQWYAVHEGYGGPAAYQRFVDAAHAAGLGVIQDVVYNHLGPSGNYLPRFGPYLKQGDANTWGDSVNLDGPGSDVVREYILDNLALWLRDYHVDGLRLDAVHALRDERAVHILEDFGALGEAISAETGLPKTLIAESDLNNPRLIYPRDANGYGLSGQWSDDFHHAVHVNVSGETTGYYGDFQSLAVLAKVLKDGFLHDGSYSSFRGRHHGRPINPALVHPAALVVCNQNHDQIGNRATGDRLSQSLSYGQLAVAAVLTLTSPFTPMLFMGEEFAASTPWQFFTSHPEPELGKATAEGRIKEFERMGWDPAVVPDPQDPETFRRSKLDWNEAAGGDHARLLELYRSLTALRREHSELAGLGFGETDVAFDDDAGWLRFRRGSVEVLLNFSDAKLRLDEVSGAVLLATDEATSLDGDALALAPGSAAILKSLKP
- the treY gene encoding malto-oligosyltrehalose synthase yields the protein MKVPASTYRLQIRRSFTLFDAAEQVPYLKSLGADWVYLSPILTAEQGSDHGYDVTDPSAVDPERGGPEGLLALSRAAREHGMGVLVDIVPNHVGVATPAQNPWWWSLLKEGQGSPYADAFDVEWDLAGGKIRLPMLGSDGDLDKLEIKDGELRYYDHRFPIAEGTYSDGDSPQEVHSRQHYELIGWRRADAELNYRRFFAVTTLAGIRVENPRVFEEAHAEVGRWSREGLVDGLRVDHPDGLADPAGYLRWLKDISGGAYILVEKILEPGETLPGDFATEGTTGYDALADVDRVFVDPAGEQPLNDLDAKLRDSAAPADYAEMIRGTKRMIADGILRSEVLRLARLVPDSHGLSVEQAADALAEIIAAFPVYRSYLPTGADVLKEACESAAAYRPELQVAVGTLLPLLLDPANPIAVRFQQTSGMVMAKGVEDTAFYRYTRLGTLTEVGAEPTEFAVSPDEFHQRMLRRQERLPLSMTTLSTHDTKRSEDARARISVIAELPQEWAATLNTLRELAPIPDGPYENLLWQAIVGAWPASRERLQGYAEKAAREAGNSTKWTDPNEEFESQIKAAVDAVFDDGRVTTVVEDFVARIDSYAASNSVSAKLVQLTMPGVPDVYQGSEFWERSLTDPDNRRPVDFAARQEELAKLDGGTLPAAGTEASKLLVTSRALRLRRDRPELFQGYTPVTASGAAAGHLIAFHRGTEGVPGALTLATRLPAGLAADGGWRDTAVELSTAMRDQLTGTAYGPGTVSAAEVLGTYPVALLVPVDGEQA
- the glgX gene encoding glycogen debranching protein GlgX, with protein sequence MEVWPGSAYPLGATYNGTGTNFALFSERAEKVELCLFDDDGKETRITLDEVDGYVWHCYIPQIQPGQKYGYRVHGPYDPASGNRFNPNKLLLDPYAKAIHGQVDWDPSLFTYNLGEPESINNDDSASHMMMGVVINPFFDWDGDQNLRIPYHQSVIYEAHVKGLTQLHPEIPEEQRGTYAGVAHPAVISHLQKLGVTAIELMPVHQFVNDGTLQDKGLNNYWGYNTIGFFAPQNTYSSTGDTGQQVQDFKAMVRSLHKAGIEVILDVVYNHTAEGNHLGPTLSFKGIDNAAYYRLMEGDEKHYMDYTGTGNSLNVRQPHSLQLLMDSLRYWVSEMHVDGFRFDLASTLAREFYDVDKLSTFFELIQQDPVVSQVKLIAEPWDVGPGGYQVGNFPPQWTEWNGKYRDTVRDFWRGEPATLGEFASRITGSADLYEHSGRRPVASINFVTAHDGFTLSDLVSYNEKHNDANGEDNNDGESHNRSWNCGVEGPTDDPEVLGLRARQQRNFIASLLLSQGVPMLLHGDEMGRTQQGNNNGYCQDSELTWINWESIDQPLVEFTSAVNALRAKHPTFRRSRFFDGRPVLRGEGERLPDIVWLDPEGENMKPEAWEAGFGRSVGVFLNGDGIQGKDSRGRRITDVNFLLYFNAHDDTVKFTLPSDEYAPAWDVMIDTAGHNADTEPVNAGQLLPVEAKSLVVLRAHSVPEVEPDHSVAASLAALTQTASSEAESISTPPVAEPGKTTKVGSRKDLKK